The DNA region AGGCGACCTCGGCCTCGCCGGGCTTGACCACGTCGTAGCGACCGACCGCGATCATCCGGCCTCGGAGCGTGAGGATGAACGCCACCCGGTCCTTGTGGTCGACCTCGGTGAAGCGCGCGACGTCCCGGGCCGAGAGGTGCGGCATCGGCGAGAAGAAGCGGTAGTACTTCGACTCGTCGCTGACCCGGTGGTCGTAGAAGTCGACCAGCAGGTCCTTGTCCGCCGACCTGATCGGCCGGATGTGTGCCGTCCGCCCGTCGCGCAGCAGCACGTCCGCCTCCCAGTGGGAGGGGTACGGCGGGGTCTGCTGCGCGGTCACGAGAGAAATCTAGCGGTTGGCCCCAGGTCGACGCTCATGGCAAGCCGTGCGAAATCATCACGAGAGCTCGAGAGCGCTCGCAAGCCGCCGCCACTCGGGCAGCGGCAGCTCGGAAGGGCCACGCTCGGTGAGCACCTGGACCAGGACATGGTCCGCTCCGGCGTCGCGGTGGGCATGCAGACGAGCCCGCACGGCGTCCTCATCGCCCCAGGCGGCGCCCAGGTCCACCCATCGGTCGCTCCCCTCGCCCTCGAAGTCTTCCGGCACGAGGCCGTAGTCCCGCAACGCACCGGTGTAGTTGGGCAGACCGAGGTACATCGACAGCCGCTGCCGCGCGACAGCGCGAGCGCGTGCCGGGTCCGTCTCGAGGACGACCTTCTGCTCGGCAGCCAGCAAGGGCCCCGCTCCGAGCACGGCGCGTGCGTGCGCGGTGTGCGCCGGCGGCATCAGGTAGGGATGCGCGCCGGCCGTGCGGTTGCCGGCGAGACCGAGCATGCGCGGGCGGAGGGCAGCC from Nocardioides luteus includes:
- a CDS encoding TIGR03620 family F420-dependent LLM class oxidoreductase, producing MPDQQKVDELKKRLTSYGVWTGARQWTDLGRAREVAAEVESLGYGAIWVGSSSMPFAVHEALLAGSTDLLVVTGIVSIWENPATAVAARYAELDATYGGRFVLGLGNSHAQQVGEQTYVKPYSRTVAYLDELDAAGTVPEEGRLLAALRPRMLGLAGNRTAGAHPYLMPPAHTAHARAVLGAGPLLAAEQKVVLETDPARARAVARQRLSMYLGLPNYTGALRDYGLVPEDFEGEGSDRWVDLGAAWGDEDAVRARLHAHRDAGADHVLVQVLTERGPSELPLPEWRRLASALELS